ACCAGAATTTTCCTTGGCAGTCATGGTCCATCCGGTCATTTCGATTTTGAGCTCATCCATCGCTTTAGCCATATCATCCAAAGGATTCATATGCTTTGCATCCGTTTTGTATGTATGATGAACCATGGCAATAATGAACAAAACGAGTGATATCAATCCAATTTTTTTCACTGTAAAACACTTCCTCTCCTTATTCATCAGTTTGGACAAGAAGAGGATGAACATACATGGAATTTTCAGTCATCTTTCGACAGAAACTTTTCGTTCGTATGTTCTAAAAGTTGACAAAAAGAGCAAGAAACCGCAAAAACGAAGTTGACGAAGAAATTCGGCAGCTTAAAATGTTATTAAAGGTTCACGTCCTGTGCACCTCAGACTTTTTAGGACAATTTTTTAAAATAAATAGCGTAGCCTTGTCGCCCATTCCAAATAATTGATGAAGAAATTTCCAACAAGAGACCCGATCGCAATCGTGAGTAAAATGAGTAGTGTTTTTGCTTGAGGACTGTTTGGATTTTTTAAAAAAATATCTAGCCTAAATGTTTGCAGCGCCCACCACGTAACGATAATAAAAACAAGCTGAATAATAATATTAACGATGGCTTGAACTCCAAAACCTTCCATTTGTCTACTCCCTCCTGAAGCCATTTTAAGACAGACTTAGACAGAAAAAACACCAAGTGAAGGTTCACTTAGTGCTTAACCTGTTACTCCGCAACTTCCAATCGGGTTATCGCGCGCCTAAGGGCTAATTGTGCACGGGCAAAATCAATTTCATCTTGTTTTGCTTCGTTGAGTCTTTTCTCGGCACGTTCTTTAGCTGCTCTCGCGCGGTTTACGTCGATTTTGTCAGGCAGCTCAGCCGCTTGTGCCAAAATGGTTACTTGTTCCGGCCTTACTTCGATGAAGCCGCCGTGCACAGCCACAAGTTGTGTCGAGCCGTCTTTTTTAAGGCGAACGGGATTAACCGTCAATGGGGTGACGAGCGGGATATGATTCGGCATAATGCCAAGTTCCCCGCTTTTTCCCCTTACACTGACAATTTCTGCCTCACCGTCATAAACTGGACCGTCCGGGGTAACTACACTCACTTTAACTGTTTTCATGTGATCCCCCCTCCATGTTAGATATAAGAAAATGGATCCATATAAATTTGCTCATTCGCCAATTTAAACCAATCTGGCTTCTTTATACGTTCGCTTCCATTTCTTTCGCTTTTTCAACAACTTCTTCAATTCGTCCAACGAGGCGGAATGCGTCCTCAGGAAGGTCATCATATTTTCCTTCTAGAATTTCTTTGAATCCTCGGACGGTTTCCTGAACAGG
This Pueribacillus theae DNA region includes the following protein-coding sequences:
- a CDS encoding F0F1 ATP synthase subunit epsilon, yielding MKTVKVSVVTPDGPVYDGEAEIVSVRGKSGELGIMPNHIPLVTPLTVNPVRLKKDGSTQLVAVHGGFIEVRPEQVTILAQAAELPDKIDVNRARAAKERAEKRLNEAKQDEIDFARAQLALRRAITRLEVAE
- a CDS encoding DUF1146 family protein; translation: MEGFGVQAIVNIIIQLVFIIVTWWALQTFRLDIFLKNPNSPQAKTLLILLTIAIGSLVGNFFINYLEWATRLRYLF